A section of the Oryza sativa Japonica Group chromosome 1, ASM3414082v1 genome encodes:
- the LOC136355501 gene encoding uncharacterized protein, which translates to MVEAQDTLRLQHASWEAELKSKLDAAQGVLDSAAARERRATEAEAASRRREEALEARAMALEEHAGAVERGLMDREAATALREATLAAHEAACAEEESALRLREDALAERERALEEAEATTRRLADSLSLREAAQEEQARRNLESVRAERTALEQRAANLEAREKELAAGARIGGAAAGESDLAARLAAAEHTVADMQRALDSSTGEVEALRLAGEIGPGMLWDAVSRMKRAGRQAGLWGGQTTVPPTNLEGLAPHLNRMAWVLERLPEELEKTIKASSRDLARGAVELGSAPRLAFAPSSDEEGDTSSEDGGGDEAGDPGAYE; encoded by the exons atggtCGAGGCGCAAGACACCCTCCGTCTTCAGCACgcaagctgggaggcggagctgaagagcaagctcgacgccgcccaaggggttcTCGACTCCGCTGCcgcccgagagcggcgggcaacggaagccgaagcggcgtcccggcggcgcgaggaggcccttgaggcccgtgccatggcgctggaagaacatgccggcgccgtggagaggggcttGATGGACCGTGAGGCCGCCACTGctctccgggaggcgacgctggcggcgcacgaggccgcctgcgccgaggaggagtccgcgctccgccttcgCGAGGATGCACTCGCCGAGCGGGAGCgggctctcgaggaggccgaggccacgacgcgacggctggcggacagcctctccctccgcgaggcggcgcaagaggagcaggcgcgccgcaacctTGAaagcgtccgcgccgagagaaccgcgctggagcagcgggctgccaaCCTCGAGGCACGGGAGAAAGAGCTGGCCGCGGGGGCGCGCATCggtggggcggctgcgggcgaaagcgacttagccgctcgcctcgcggctgccgaacacaccgtcgccgaCATGCAGCGCGCGCTGGACTCTTccaccggggaggtcgaggcccttcgcttggcgggcgagattgggcccggcatgctttgggacgcggtctcccgcatgaagcgcgccggtcggcaagcagGCCTCTGGGGAGGCCAGACGACGGTGCcccccaccaatctggaaggcctcgctccgcacctcaacaggatggctTGGGTTCTCGAgcgactccccgaggagctcgagaagaccattaaggcatcctcgagggacctcgcccggggggcggtcgaactc ggctcagcccctcggctcgcgttcgcccccagctccgacgaggaagGCGACACCAGcagcgaggacggcggtggcgacgaggccggcgacccgggcgcatatgaatga